The following proteins are co-located in the Streptococcus downei MFe28 genome:
- a CDS encoding lantibiotic dehydratase → MVKNIYYRKTNFPNREFSKIFQKEVFQTLRTYQFEYSHLVEQLESTHETGIEELNQVIQDFPESKNKQQLLKFSHDFYNNRGELANKYHKISSLLPSKLTTIFDSYFEYQRQTVENEDKVEKLVHQQYLNEKQLIMAGLSKHPDFVKNTKMIDQTLYQKIKKLLKTDVEKHNKKQRQMDVFLYNYYTRIATKTSPLGLLGTTGVYGREPFDLKKNIVMSVNSSIILKLFDRIYLNPNYQPNLTFKLNETLIHKDGKYYITVFNDVAGKSLYRNRQELVTLSENESLNGILTLFKGQKVLTGRTLLKYLSQNSQEEYLPKLLENSVLLPAEQINIVGKQSISKALLEKLKEVSSELFSDEIAILEKAVALENEVFSWTAYDQLTEEIHNIVQTYGIEGFNKSTYVSIDAVTSQNGTYLEEQAKVVKENQRIIEDLSKFISIFDISTRSKYLAYEMLKTNYGGEFIPQNTREISKFLRDLAATLFQRDGYWMESFGYLGTSYDHQIDNRLLKLKKSIVQQLLVQDLEDGSDLLISHELLKDSTTQLENLVGQNHKSRGYFLQVSPENKIVFNHIYKGYGVYRRRFNHYLPTEMEPYGLDGELVDIPMTFGFNANIRESTDKTLHLPLGDLTLTSPKQLTWLDLGFRLSTGSKEIEVFEKTTGNIVYPHFLGSLITVALPSLVAVFNSITLNDSIYFDFGELLLRQKLEESSQEKVVLPRLCFENTTLILSRKKWYLTCKALHAILDKDSSMGRKWLEVVEYFEQEGLPLSFFIKDFFESYDQDSELLKTKPLYINFESFLSFKAFAGLLKKKDKILIEETLPECINTETDTIIELIVETDD, encoded by the coding sequence ATGGTTAAAAATATATATTATAGAAAAACAAACTTTCCAAATAGAGAATTTTCTAAGATTTTCCAAAAAGAGGTTTTTCAAACGTTACGCACTTATCAGTTTGAATACTCTCATTTAGTGGAACAGTTAGAATCGACCCATGAAACTGGAATCGAAGAACTAAATCAGGTGATTCAAGATTTTCCAGAAAGCAAAAATAAACAACAACTACTTAAATTTTCACATGATTTTTACAATAATCGCGGTGAGTTAGCCAATAAATATCATAAAATATCCTCACTGCTTCCGTCTAAACTGACCACTATCTTTGATTCTTATTTTGAATATCAAAGACAAACTGTCGAGAATGAAGACAAGGTTGAAAAGCTGGTTCATCAACAGTATCTAAATGAGAAACAGTTAATCATGGCAGGTTTATCTAAACATCCTGATTTTGTTAAAAATACGAAAATGATTGACCAAACTCTTTATCAAAAAATAAAAAAATTACTTAAAACAGATGTTGAAAAACACAATAAAAAGCAACGTCAAATGGATGTTTTTTTGTATAACTACTATACTCGCATCGCTACTAAAACAAGTCCACTAGGTTTATTGGGGACAACTGGTGTATACGGACGAGAGCCGTTTGATTTAAAGAAAAACATCGTTATGTCGGTGAATTCTTCTATTATTTTAAAACTATTTGATCGGATTTATCTAAATCCAAATTATCAGCCAAACTTAACATTTAAACTAAATGAGACTCTTATCCATAAAGATGGGAAATATTATATTACAGTATTTAATGATGTGGCAGGGAAAAGTCTCTATCGTAACCGCCAAGAATTAGTTACTCTTTCTGAAAATGAGAGTTTAAATGGGATTCTAACTCTATTTAAGGGCCAAAAAGTGTTAACAGGGCGCACTCTTCTGAAATACTTGTCACAAAATTCTCAAGAGGAATATCTACCAAAATTGTTGGAAAACAGTGTATTACTTCCAGCAGAACAGATTAATATTGTCGGAAAGCAAAGTATTTCAAAAGCCCTGCTTGAAAAATTAAAAGAGGTTTCCTCGGAATTATTCTCAGATGAGATTGCAATATTAGAAAAAGCAGTTGCCCTAGAAAATGAAGTATTTTCTTGGACGGCTTATGATCAATTGACGGAAGAAATTCACAATATTGTTCAAACTTACGGTATAGAAGGTTTTAATAAGTCTACTTACGTTTCAATTGATGCGGTTACATCGCAAAATGGCACTTATTTGGAAGAACAGGCCAAAGTTGTAAAAGAAAACCAGAGAATTATTGAAGACTTATCAAAATTTATTTCTATTTTTGATATTTCAACTCGTAGTAAATATCTAGCTTATGAAATGCTCAAAACAAATTACGGGGGAGAGTTTATTCCTCAAAATACGAGAGAAATAAGTAAATTTTTACGAGATTTGGCAGCAACACTTTTTCAAAGGGATGGCTATTGGATGGAATCTTTTGGATACTTAGGGACTTCCTACGACCATCAAATTGACAACCGGCTCTTGAAATTAAAGAAGAGTATAGTGCAGCAATTATTAGTACAAGATTTGGAAGATGGTTCGGATCTCTTGATTTCACATGAATTATTGAAAGATTCTACGACGCAATTAGAAAACCTAGTAGGTCAGAACCATAAGTCCCGTGGTTACTTTTTACAAGTGAGTCCAGAAAATAAAATTGTTTTCAACCATATCTATAAAGGCTATGGAGTCTATCGCAGAAGATTCAATCATTATCTTCCGACAGAAATGGAGCCTTATGGACTAGATGGAGAGTTAGTGGACATTCCGATGACGTTTGGCTTTAATGCAAATATTCGAGAAAGTACGGATAAAACCTTGCATTTGCCGTTGGGAGACTTGACTTTGACAAGTCCTAAACAGTTGACGTGGTTAGACTTGGGCTTTAGACTTTCAACAGGATCAAAAGAGATTGAAGTATTTGAGAAGACAACAGGAAATATTGTGTATCCGCATTTCTTAGGTAGTTTGATTACTGTTGCGCTTCCATCGTTAGTCGCAGTGTTTAATTCTATTACTCTTAATGATTCCATTTATTTTGATTTTGGGGAACTGTTATTAAGACAAAAGCTAGAAGAAAGTTCGCAAGAAAAGGTAGTATTACCTAGACTTTGCTTTGAAAATACAACTTTGATTTTATCTAGAAAAAAATGGTACCTCACTTGTAAGGCCCTACATGCGATTCTTGATAAAGATAGTTCAATGGGTAGAAAATGGCTAGAAGTAGTTGAATATTTTGAACAAGAAGGGTTACCGTTATCTTTCTTTATTAAAGATTTTTTTGAAAGCTACGATCAAGATTCAGAATTGTTAAAAACGAAACCACTCTACATTAATTTTGAATCTTTCTTGAGTTTTAAGGCTTTTGCTGGTTTGTTGAAAAAGAAGGATAAGATTTTAATTGAAGAAACTTTACCGGAATGTATTAATACGGAAACAGATACAATTATAGAATTGATTGTTGAAACAGATGACTAA
- a CDS encoding M20/M25/M40 family metallo-hydrolase, with amino-acid sequence MSRLAANQLFAHYECLHHQPEPGFSEEKTKNYVKEILRKANLEKISEGKLGLIYQYRGREGQDNHYDLAFRSELDAVEINESTQIYYHGCGHDAHTSIQLELATYVAKNKPKLNVLFIFQASEEKYGGAKEVCKFLKESKISVSKIYALHVTPDLYSNYVSIKKGDVLAAGLSCHLKLLLKDSGHVSHQGERAANLFAKLVSLSEKLNEPDFHCKITNFSSNGSHNVSPTELSFNITFRGKTAEKCKLKQQTFLKQLNVDYRNEVIMNYPVLHNDAKLYSWVYRKLSQSKVIKVLETPFLFSCDDFSFYGKELDTETCYFFIGAYNEGHAIHSQEFETPKATLLRGWYVMMLLIEKENERING; translated from the coding sequence ATGAGTAGACTTGCTGCAAATCAGTTATTTGCCCACTATGAGTGCTTGCATCATCAGCCAGAGCCAGGTTTTTCTGAGGAAAAAACAAAAAATTATGTAAAAGAGATTTTACGTAAAGCTAATCTTGAAAAAATTTCTGAAGGAAAATTAGGATTGATTTATCAATATAGAGGTCGAGAAGGGCAAGATAATCACTATGATCTAGCCTTTCGTTCAGAATTGGATGCTGTAGAAATTAACGAGAGTACTCAAATCTACTACCATGGGTGTGGGCATGATGCCCACACCAGCATTCAATTAGAACTTGCAACCTATGTAGCCAAAAACAAACCAAAATTAAATGTTCTGTTCATCTTTCAGGCTAGTGAGGAAAAGTACGGTGGCGCAAAAGAAGTTTGTAAATTTCTGAAAGAAAGTAAGATCTCAGTATCAAAAATTTATGCTCTCCATGTCACACCAGATTTATATTCTAATTATGTGTCAATTAAAAAGGGAGATGTTCTAGCAGCGGGGTTGAGTTGCCATTTAAAACTCTTATTAAAGGATAGTGGACATGTAAGCCATCAAGGAGAAAGAGCAGCAAATCTATTTGCTAAGTTGGTTTCATTGTCAGAGAAATTGAATGAACCGGATTTTCATTGCAAAATTACAAATTTTTCTTCCAATGGTTCTCACAATGTATCTCCAACAGAACTATCTTTTAATATTACTTTTAGAGGAAAAACTGCTGAAAAGTGCAAGCTTAAGCAGCAAACATTTTTGAAACAGTTGAATGTTGATTATCGAAATGAAGTCATTATGAACTATCCTGTGCTACACAATGATGCAAAGCTCTACAGCTGGGTTTATCGAAAATTGTCCCAAAGTAAAGTCATAAAGGTGCTGGAGACTCCCTTCTTATTTTCTTGTGATGACTTTTCATTTTATGGTAAGGAGCTGGATACAGAGACATGTTATTTCTTTATTGGTGCATATAACGAAGGGCATGCTATCCATTCACAGGAATTTGAGACTCCAAAAGCTACCTTGCTAAGAGGTTGGTATGTGATGATGTTATTGATTGAAAAGGAGAATGAACGAATCAATGGTTAA
- a CDS encoding ABC transporter permease codes for MISIVQQIKNSLQNKRFVIFTILFPVAFYVFFIKQLNYVNTEDSGMIALFSAMFGIAGSGLNTFSQKVSKEKGYFRIMDKISPYSYAHYMFDSVLAQTILNILILFFITLAGVLAGNLKVTGSYLSIASLLLYFGFYYIVIGFLLGTIFNDETLASASMPIFFAFMMLNITPNIMSAMKMPGIIVTIQKFFPGYYYNEVLLHKTAEKFLQAFLVITLYFFIAGLVTVIVNKFLQINK; via the coding sequence ATGATTTCAATTGTACAACAGATAAAAAATAGCCTACAAAATAAGCGTTTTGTTATTTTTACTATTTTATTCCCGGTAGCATTTTACGTTTTTTTTATCAAGCAACTGAACTATGTAAATACAGAAGATAGTGGGATGATTGCTTTGTTTTCAGCTATGTTTGGAATTGCGGGAAGTGGCTTGAATACCTTTAGTCAAAAAGTTTCAAAAGAAAAAGGGTATTTCCGTATCATGGATAAAATCTCTCCATATTCTTACGCACACTATATGTTCGATAGTGTATTGGCGCAAACCATTTTAAATATTTTGATTTTATTCTTCATAACCTTGGCAGGGGTTTTAGCGGGGAATCTAAAAGTAACGGGTTCTTATCTTTCTATTGCTAGTTTATTACTCTATTTTGGTTTTTATTATATTGTAATTGGTTTTCTGTTGGGAACGATCTTTAATGACGAAACGCTGGCTTCTGCTTCCATGCCAATCTTTTTCGCCTTTATGATGTTGAATATTACACCAAATATCATGAGTGCAATGAAAATGCCAGGCATCATCGTAACAATCCAAAAATTCTTCCCTGGTTATTATTACAATGAGGTGCTTTTACATAAAACTGCTGAAAAGTTCTTACAAGCTTTTCTAGTGATTACGCTTTATTTTTTTATTGCTGGACTTGTGACAGTCATTGTAAATAAATTTTTACAAATAAATAAATAG
- a CDS encoding ABC transporter ATP-binding protein yields the protein MNLIEIDNLRKSFGTKDVLKGLDLDLETGKVYTLLGKNGAGKTTFISILLRLIKEDEGHVATNLNIKKEVGVVFQEDYFPKDITVSDLIKLQASFFHKKVDIDEQLENMGLEKEKNQKAGTLSGGQKRKLSFLLAILHDPKLLILDEPTAGMDYDSVEKFVQQIKKLKAEGKTILLITHDLYQIESFADYILLLNEGIFEENILVDDMFAEVLYEFPREMIKNDVPKEKLFYADGQSMVVNTFHTQELIAENGIINSESFKRRKQVVDIFKRISFVEGEK from the coding sequence ATGAATTTAATTGAAATTGATAATTTAAGAAAGAGTTTTGGAACAAAGGATGTCTTGAAAGGACTGGATTTAGATTTAGAAACAGGGAAAGTCTACACTTTGCTTGGGAAAAATGGTGCAGGAAAGACAACTTTTATCAGTATTTTGCTCAGACTTATCAAGGAAGATGAGGGTCATGTGGCAACGAATCTAAATATCAAAAAAGAGGTTGGAGTTGTCTTTCAAGAGGATTATTTCCCAAAAGATATTACAGTTTCAGACTTAATTAAGCTACAGGCTTCATTTTTTCATAAGAAAGTTGATATTGATGAGCAACTGGAAAATATGGGATTGGAAAAGGAAAAAAATCAGAAAGCAGGGACACTCTCTGGTGGACAAAAAAGGAAGCTTTCCTTTTTATTAGCTATCTTACATGATCCTAAACTCTTGATTTTGGATGAGCCTACTGCAGGTATGGATTACGATAGCGTGGAAAAATTTGTACAGCAAATTAAAAAATTAAAAGCTGAAGGTAAGACGATTCTCTTAATTACGCATGACTTGTATCAAATTGAGTCATTCGCAGATTACATCTTGCTATTGAATGAAGGTATTTTTGAAGAAAACATTCTAGTTGATGATATGTTTGCAGAAGTACTGTATGAATTTCCAAGAGAAATGATAAAAAATGACGTTCCAAAAGAAAAGTTATTCTATGCAGATGGTCAAAGCATGGTTGTAAATACTTTCCACACTCAAGAATTGATTGCAGAGAATGGAATTATTAATTCAGAAAGCTTCAAACGTCGTAAGCAAGTCGTTGATATTTTCAAACGTATTTCATTTGTAGAAGGAGAAAAATAA
- a CDS encoding YcaO-like family protein — MNIQQFIHEIVMTIPISQPTQIVYQDVNLYFGTLDYFRSQRVEEGIIIFWEEHKLFVSPLFNKRDKICSHCFLEHRNQFKLADSFGQGNEVVEIDGNNLYEEKLLYVISQLIRFKSEPPLFDYFVIDDYQISRHQFFRITNCDICISNDKRFDNTIIDSNLQCQASSLREKLGDYSRYIQLDNKDTGLFRRELTTLLKNAVTVELQYPLSQSEMISGIGIDTSYKKARAKAFLEAMERYSGIISKGQKRFLFSLNDLGKEAMDYLNPNEYLPVLGKEKINRETKIHWLPAHNYQTQKSTLIPEDFIIYKTERKPISQKLVNMSSNGHAVGNSYKEAVIFSLLEMYERDYFLFHWYQKRVPKEVNQASIFDAEINYYLMLIKNLGYEVSIYQLLSSKVMNIYWTFARGQNSNKFATYSTAGAHLFGKSAIVSALKELYFALYAYDQDVGDIQEKGHRMRPQDVTTVADHAIYYSVEDRSQNFDFLREAEIIDFEVESDYSIDIDTYYSVLLEFTNQKFGNFYIVENTPIGLKEIGLCEVKVFAPGMQDMNFGYENLYINYRRIQVSNYQEIPIHPFP, encoded by the coding sequence ATGAATATTCAGCAATTTATACATGAAATAGTAATGACTATCCCTATAAGTCAACCTACGCAGATTGTTTATCAAGACGTGAACTTATATTTTGGGACTCTAGATTATTTCCGTTCCCAGAGAGTTGAAGAGGGGATAATTATTTTTTGGGAAGAACACAAATTGTTTGTCAGTCCTCTTTTCAATAAAAGAGATAAGATTTGTAGTCACTGTTTTTTGGAACACCGTAATCAATTTAAATTAGCTGATTCTTTTGGACAGGGAAATGAAGTTGTAGAGATTGATGGGAATAATTTATATGAAGAAAAGCTGCTTTATGTTATTTCTCAACTAATTCGGTTTAAATCCGAACCTCCTTTGTTTGATTACTTTGTCATTGATGATTATCAAATTTCCAGGCACCAGTTCTTTAGAATTACGAATTGTGATATTTGCATTTCTAATGATAAAAGATTTGACAACACCATCATTGACAGTAATCTTCAATGTCAGGCTTCTTCTTTACGGGAGAAATTAGGAGATTATTCTCGTTATATTCAACTAGATAATAAGGATACCGGACTTTTTAGGAGAGAATTAACAACCCTTTTAAAAAATGCAGTAACTGTTGAATTGCAGTACCCACTTTCTCAAAGTGAGATGATTTCAGGAATTGGGATTGATACTAGCTATAAGAAAGCCAGAGCAAAGGCGTTTTTGGAAGCCATGGAGCGGTATAGCGGAATAATCTCAAAGGGACAGAAACGTTTTCTTTTCTCTTTAAATGACCTTGGTAAAGAGGCAATGGATTACTTGAATCCAAATGAATATTTGCCTGTTCTTGGAAAAGAAAAGATAAATCGAGAAACAAAAATTCATTGGTTACCCGCTCATAACTATCAAACTCAGAAATCCACTTTAATACCTGAAGATTTTATCATTTACAAAACAGAGAGGAAACCTATAAGTCAAAAGTTAGTGAACATGAGTTCGAATGGACATGCTGTTGGGAATAGTTACAAAGAAGCTGTCATCTTTTCGCTTCTTGAAATGTACGAACGAGATTACTTTTTATTCCATTGGTATCAAAAGAGAGTTCCTAAAGAGGTCAATCAAGCAAGCATTTTCGATGCAGAGATAAACTACTACTTGATGTTGATCAAGAATTTAGGCTATGAGGTTTCAATTTATCAATTACTTTCCAGCAAAGTGATGAACATTTATTGGACATTTGCTCGTGGGCAAAATAGCAATAAATTTGCAACTTATTCAACAGCAGGGGCACATTTATTTGGAAAATCAGCCATTGTTTCAGCCCTAAAGGAGCTATATTTTGCACTCTATGCCTATGATCAAGATGTTGGGGATATTCAAGAAAAGGGCCATCGGATGCGTCCTCAGGATGTTACTACAGTGGCTGATCATGCAATCTATTACTCAGTAGAGGACAGAAGTCAGAACTTTGATTTCTTGAGGGAAGCAGAGATTATAGATTTTGAAGTTGAGAGTGACTATAGTATTGATATAGACACTTACTATTCAGTACTACTTGAGTTTACAAATCAAAAATTTGGAAATTTCTATATTGTAGAAAATACTCCGATTGGTTTAAAGGAAATTGGTTTATGCGAGGTGAAGGTTTTTGCTCCTGGGATGCAAGATATGAATTTTGGTTATGAAAATCTGTACATCAATTATCGAAGGATTCAAGTATCTAACTATCAGGAAATTCCAATACACCCCTTCCCCTAA
- a CDS encoding thiazolylpeptide-type bacteriocin, whose translation MKDENKLLEELEIDILELDDVEGVPATAATSGSGGSSTCGSTSCSSCSSSCA comes from the coding sequence ATGAAAGATGAAAATAAATTGCTTGAAGAGCTTGAAATTGACATTTTGGAATTAGATGATGTAGAAGGCGTTCCAGCAACAGCTGCAACAAGTGGCAGCGGTGGTTCCAGTACCTGTGGTTCAACCTCGTGTTCATCATGTTCGTCCAGTTGTGCATAA
- a CDS encoding thiazolylpeptide-type bacteriocin, producing the protein MKDENKLLEELEIDILELDDVEGAPATAASSGSGGSSTCGSTSCSSCSSSCA; encoded by the coding sequence ATGAAAGATGAAAATAAATTGCTTGAAGAGCTTGAAATTGACATTTTGGAATTAGATGATGTAGAAGGTGCTCCAGCAACAGCTGCATCAAGTGGCAGTGGTGGTTCCAGTACCTGTGGTTCAACCTCGTGTTCATCATGCTCATCTAGCTGTGCCTAA
- the ytpR gene encoding YtpR family tRNA-binding protein, with protein MIFAYNKEQVGDVLMVILQDTKPIARQVERKGKVARVYAEKDGHTLAWNIFEASSLMKLSGDGQVFPSPKDLEVLNQELAKEDFEEKLEATPTPVFLVGQIKEMKAHPDSDHLNICQVAINPDKTVQIVAGAPNAAVGLKTIVALPGAMMPNGSLIFPGKLRGVNSYGMMCAPRELALPNAPQKRGIIELDDTAVVGEAFDPAKHWQR; from the coding sequence ATGATTTTTGCCTATAACAAAGAACAAGTCGGAGATGTCCTCATGGTCATCCTCCAAGATACCAAACCAATTGCTCGCCAAGTTGAGCGTAAGGGCAAGGTTGCCCGTGTCTATGCTGAAAAAGACGGACATACCCTAGCTTGGAATATTTTTGAGGCCTCCAGCTTGATGAAGCTATCTGGTGATGGACAAGTTTTCCCAAGTCCAAAGGATCTGGAAGTTCTCAATCAGGAATTAGCCAAGGAAGACTTCGAAGAAAAACTAGAAGCAACGCCAACCCCAGTGTTTCTTGTCGGTCAAATCAAGGAGATGAAAGCTCATCCAGACAGCGACCACCTCAATATTTGTCAGGTCGCCATTAACCCTGACAAAACCGTCCAAATCGTGGCGGGGGCTCCCAATGCAGCTGTCGGTCTCAAGACCATCGTAGCCTTGCCAGGGGCCATGATGCCTAATGGCAGCCTAATTTTCCCAGGCAAGCTTCGCGGCGTTAATAGCTACGGCATGATGTGTGCTCCCCGTGAATTGGCCCTGCCCAATGCCCCGCAAAAACGTGGCATCATCGAGTTAGACGACACCGCCGTCGTCGGTGAAGCTTTCGATCCAGCCAAACATTGGCAGAGGTAA
- a CDS encoding thioredoxin family protein, with translation MLKPETYEELATYLEQEGRFVFLFTADWCPDCQFLYPFLPDLEADNPSFTFVQVDRDGFMPLAQKWNIFGIPSLIVVENGREIGRLVNKLRKTKEEINNFLAGLQ, from the coding sequence ATGCTTAAACCAGAAACTTATGAAGAATTAGCCACTTATTTAGAGCAAGAAGGCCGTTTTGTCTTCTTATTTACAGCGGACTGGTGTCCCGATTGTCAATTTCTCTATCCATTTTTGCCTGACCTAGAAGCTGATAATCCAAGTTTTACCTTTGTTCAGGTAGATCGAGATGGCTTTATGCCCCTGGCCCAGAAGTGGAATATTTTTGGCATTCCCAGTCTGATTGTCGTGGAAAATGGTCGGGAAATTGGCCGACTGGTCAATAAACTCCGCAAGACCAAGGAAGAAATTAATAATTTTTTAGCAGGATTACAATAA
- a CDS encoding DUF4651 domain-containing protein: MKHKKLVLATALAGLAGLSALGYGLQEKLADRRQARALAEIREYFSQMGDIQVLYIKDYESQGSSFSGGLVFEDGRVLDFAYDAGDIFYSEGSEDA, translated from the coding sequence ATGAAACATAAGAAACTAGTCTTGGCAACGGCTTTGGCAGGCCTAGCTGGCCTGAGTGCCTTAGGTTATGGCCTGCAAGAAAAATTGGCCGACCGCAGGCAGGCCAGAGCCCTAGCGGAAATCAGGGAATATTTCAGTCAGATGGGGGACATTCAGGTCCTCTACATTAAGGATTACGAGAGCCAGGGGTCCAGCTTTTCAGGCGGTCTTGTCTTTGAAGATGGCCGAGTCCTTGATTTTGCTTACGACGCCGGTGATATTTTCTACAGTGAGGGTAGCGAAGATGCTTAA
- the pepA gene encoding glutamyl aminopeptidase: MTDLFSKIQEVTSLKGLAGHESQVRDYLRQAITPNVDRIETDGLGGLFGIKESSAPNAPRIMVAAHMDEVGFMVSEIKEDGTLRAVAIGGWNPLVLSSQRFNLITHSGQNLPLISGSVPPHFLRGQNGQASLPNVADIIFDGGFGDKAEAESFGIRPGDIIVPDSQAVLTANQKNVISKAWDNRFGILMVTQLLENLKDQQLGSTLIAGANVQEEVGLRGAQVSTTKFDPELFFAVDCSPAGDVYGDQGKIGDGTLLRFYDPGHVMLANMRDFLLTTAEEAGIKYQYYAAKGGTDAGAAHLQNSGVPSTTIGVCARYIHSHQTLYNMDDFYQAQAFLQAILKKLDRSTVDLIKNY; the protein is encoded by the coding sequence ATGACAGACTTATTTAGTAAAATCCAGGAAGTAACCAGTCTTAAGGGCTTAGCCGGCCATGAAAGTCAGGTGAGAGACTATCTGCGTCAGGCTATTACCCCAAATGTTGACAGAATTGAAACCGATGGACTGGGAGGCCTCTTTGGTATCAAGGAAAGTTCAGCCCCCAATGCTCCTAGGATCATGGTGGCAGCCCACATGGATGAAGTTGGCTTTATGGTTAGCGAGATTAAGGAAGACGGTACCCTGCGGGCAGTGGCTATCGGAGGTTGGAATCCGCTAGTCCTCTCTTCGCAACGCTTTAACTTGATAACTCATTCAGGCCAGAACCTGCCCCTTATTTCAGGCTCGGTACCCCCGCACTTCCTGCGGGGGCAAAATGGACAAGCCAGCCTGCCAAACGTCGCTGATATTATTTTTGACGGTGGTTTTGGGGATAAAGCTGAAGCTGAAAGCTTTGGCATCAGACCAGGGGACATCATTGTTCCTGATAGTCAGGCCGTCCTAACGGCCAACCAGAAAAATGTCATCAGCAAGGCCTGGGATAATCGCTTTGGCATTCTCATGGTCACCCAGCTTCTGGAAAATCTGAAAGACCAACAACTGGGTAGCACCCTGATTGCTGGTGCTAATGTCCAAGAGGAGGTCGGTCTGCGAGGGGCTCAGGTCTCCACGACCAAATTCGACCCTGAACTCTTCTTTGCGGTCGATTGTTCGCCTGCTGGCGATGTTTACGGTGATCAGGGCAAAATCGGCGATGGTACCCTACTTCGCTTTTACGACCCCGGTCATGTCATGCTGGCCAATATGCGAGACTTCCTCCTAACAACGGCCGAAGAAGCTGGCATCAAGTACCAGTATTATGCAGCCAAGGGAGGAACAGATGCTGGGGCTGCTCATCTGCAAAACAGCGGAGTGCCTTCGACCACCATTGGTGTCTGTGCCCGTTATATTCATTCGCACCAAACCCTCTATAACATGGATGACTTCTATCAAGCTCAGGCCTTCTTGCAAGCCATCCTCAAAAAACTGGACCGCTCAACGGTCGACCTCATCAAAAACTATTAA
- the proC gene encoding pyrroline-5-carboxylate reductase yields the protein MKIGFIGLGKMATAIIKGLEKTDFEILVAGHDPEKTARQAENLSVRALAKQSDLVAEADLVVLGVKPQVLPAVLEQLDFHQPIISMAAGVSLERLAGMTNSSLPLIRIMPNINAQILQSTTAICRNQHVDDQLLDLAKTITDSFGSTFDIAEKDFDSFTALTGSGPAYIYLFIEALALAGVKHGLPKSQALDIVTQTVLASAQNLSQGKDSPHDLIDKISSPGGTTIAGLVDLEKTGLSASVISSIDTTIARAKEL from the coding sequence ATGAAAATTGGATTTATCGGCCTAGGAAAGATGGCGACAGCCATCATCAAGGGCCTAGAAAAAACGGATTTTGAGATTTTAGTGGCGGGACATGATCCCGAAAAAACAGCCCGTCAGGCTGAAAACCTGAGTGTCAGGGCTTTGGCTAAACAAAGTGATCTGGTCGCTGAGGCTGACTTAGTTGTCTTGGGTGTGAAACCTCAAGTTTTGCCTGCCGTTCTTGAACAATTGGACTTCCATCAGCCCATTATATCCATGGCAGCTGGAGTCAGTCTAGAGCGTTTAGCTGGGATGACCAACTCCAGCCTCCCCCTGATTCGGATCATGCCTAACATCAATGCTCAAATTTTACAAAGCACTACAGCCATCTGTAGGAATCAGCATGTGGATGACCAACTCTTGGACTTGGCTAAGACCATCACTGACAGTTTCGGTTCGACCTTTGATATTGCTGAGAAGGATTTTGATAGTTTTACAGCTTTGACTGGTTCAGGCCCAGCCTATATTTACCTCTTCATAGAGGCCTTAGCTTTGGCTGGTGTCAAACACGGTCTGCCTAAAAGCCAAGCTCTGGATATTGTGACGCAAACTGTCCTTGCAAGTGCCCAGAATCTCAGCCAAGGAAAGGATAGCCCCCACGACTTGATTGATAAGATTTCCAGTCCTGGCGGTACAACCATCGCAGGCTTGGTCGATTTAGAAAAGACTGGCTTGAGTGCTTCTGTCATTTCCAGTATTGATACCACGATTGCTCGGGCCAAGGAACTCTAA